The window GTGACCCTGTAAGTGAAATCACCGTAGCAGGTAATCTGAAAGACATGTATGCCCGTTTAACCCCTGCCGATGACCTTAATTTTTGCTATGGCGTTGATGCTCCCACCGTGCGCCTTGAGGGGATGACGGTTGCCGGTTCCTGATGAGGATCATGCTCTCTTAAACGAAGCCGTGAGAGAGGCAGGTGCGCTCGCCATGACCTACTTCAACGGTTCCGTCAAGACATGGGACAAGCCGGACGGAACCCCTGTCAGCGAAGCTGATATTGCCGTCGACGGGTTGCTCCATGAGCAGTTGACGGACGCACGTCCTGACTATGGATGGTTATCCGAAGAGCAAGAGGATAATCCCGAAGAGCGCCTGAAAAAACAACGTGTGTGGATCGTAGACCCCATTGATGGCACGCGCGCTTTTCTTAAACAAAAACCTCATTTCGTTATATCCGCCGCTTTGGTAGATGATGGCGTACCGATAGCCGCCGCTATCTTTAACCCCGCCACCGAAGAGTTTTTCGAGGCTACCCAACATAAGGGAGCGTGTTTGAACGGCGAACCCATTCATGTAACCAACACCCAAAAACTTGAAGGATGCCGCATGGTTGCCAATCCGGACATGTTTCATCATCCCGGCTGGCGACGTCCCTGGCCGTCTATGGAGGCCGAAAACCGAAACTCCATCGCTTACCGGTTGGCTCTGGTAGCCAGTGGCGCATTTGATGCCACCATGCACTTAAGCAGTCTGTCTGACTGGGATATTGCTGCCGCCCACCTCATCCTCACAGAAACCGGAGGCCTCATCACCTGTCACAATGGTAATAGCCTGACCTACAATCAGCGCAACCCATCCCATATTAGTGTTGTGGGGGCTAACCCCTCTCTCCATGCAGCTCTTATGGCTCAAGTGGGAGATATTGTGTTCCCCTCCTCAAAGAAGGCCATCTAACAAGACCCCAAAAGGCGTTTTTCTCTCACGCGCAAAACATGGTAAACAGGGATAATTTGTGAATCATCTCGCCATCTGCTGTCCGGGCTCATCGCCTTATGCCTTATTCCGTTCCTGCCTCAATAGAGAATACGCCTCAAAACATGCGCTCCTACGGCATTATACGTTGGGTGGCACAACATTATATATGGCCCGAACGCAAACTGGTTACCTTCGGTGTTTTAACAAACATCGGCCTTGCCAGCACTGCGGGCGCTATTCCCTGGCTCATCCAGCAAACCGTAGATAGCGTCTTTGGTGATAGCCCTTCTTTCTTTTCCCAGTTTCAGTTTTTTTCCGGCTTGAAGGAAACCTTCGGCCTTGAAACCGCAGCCGATGAGCGGTTGGCTATTTTATACATCATAACGGCACTCTCCATCATTATCATTAGTTTGCGATCTACCCTAACTTACATTGCCAACACAACCTTTGGCTATGTAGGGCAAAAACTTGTCACGCGCCTTCAAAAAGATTTATTCAATATCATCATTCATGCCGATTTAATCTGGCTGTCTAACATCCACTCCGGAAAAGTCATTACCCACTTTACGGCCGACATACCCCGCATGCAGACGGCTATGGTGGCGTCTCTTGTAAATATCACCCGCAATCTTCTGATTGTGATTGCTCTTTATGTCACCCTTTATGTGCTAGACTGGCAAATGGCCCTTCTAGTAACCGTGGCATTCCCTCTTTCAGCCTTTATAAGCAATCGTCTGGCAAAACGTTCCCGAAAATCCACCGGGCTCAATCTTGAAGTCATCAGTGTCATTTCCAAACTGATTTCAGAATCACTAAACGGCATCCGCATTATCAAAGCGTATGGCCGGGAAAAATTCAAAATGGAACACGCCCATGATGAGATTAACAAGGCACAGCGTTATGCTTTCAAGGTTGTTCGCGCCGGGTCAGCTTCTGCCCCCTCAACAGAAGCCATTCTCGGCTTTGGTGTCGGGTTTCTGATTTTCTACGGTGGCTACCAAAGCATTAACGGCAATTTAACAACAGGCGAGTTCACCGCTTTTATCACGGCAGTTGCCCTGATGAGCACTCCCATGCGCACCATCGCCAGAAGCCAAAACGTACTTCAGGAAGGCGTTGCCGCGGCCCAACGGGTGATTACCCTGTTATCTATAAAGCCAAAAGTGTTCAACGCTCCCGATGCGCGTCCTCTGAAAATAGACAATGGCGCTTTGTCATTTGAGGATGTGCATTTTGATTATCCGGGAGATCGCTCTGCCCTCCATGGCATTAATTTCACTGTGCCCGCTGGTCGTGTTGCAGCTCTGGTGGGTCCAAGTGGCGGTGGCAAAAGTACTATCCTTGGCCTTGTGCCCCGGTTTTATGACCCCCAAAAAGGCGCTGTTGTTATTGACGGACAAGATTTGCGCCAAACCACTCTGGAGAGCACACGAACGGCCAGTGCCATTGTTACTCAAGACCCCGTGCTTTTTGACGATACGATTTATGCCAATATCGCTGATGGCAATCCGCAAGCCCCAGAACAAGATATTATAACTGCCGCCCGTGATGCCAACGCGCATGATTTTATCAGCGCCCTGCCGAACGGATATCACACGGTTATCGGTGAGGGAGGTACACATCTTTCCGGCGGACAAAGACAACGTATCGCCATCGCACGTGCCTTGGTGAAAAACGCCCCCATCCTCCTGCTGGACGAAGCAACATCGGCTCTGGATACCGCCTCGGAGTTACAAATCCAAAAAGCGCTGGAAATATTGATGAAAGGACGCACAACCCTCATCATCGCTCACAGGCTCTCTACCGTAAAACATGCTGACTATATATTTGTTGTCAATCAAGGGCGCATTGTTGAGAGTGGCAATCACGATACATTGCTCAAAGCCGGTGGGCTTTATGCTGAATTGTGTCAATCCCAGCTCATCGGTGCGGCATCCGATGCCTGATGCCGTGAGTCTGCCAGCAATACTCGCTCTTTACCGCATCCTTACATTTGGTGCAGCCCCCCTGTTGCCCCTTGTCACCCGATGGCGACTTCACCGCAACCACGAAGACCCCCACAGAATAAAAGAACGCTTCGCTAAATCACTTCCCCCCCGACCGGATGGTCCGCTTGTATGGTTACACGGCGCGAGTATGGGGGAGTCTCTTTCCGTTTTACCTCTCATTGAAACCCTCAAGAGTAAAACCACTCCCCTGACCGTCCTGATGACCACCAACACCACCACATCAGCACACCTTATGGAACAGCGCCTACCGACAGGCAGTTATCATCAATATGTTCCCCACGACCACCCAACCATTGTCAGCCGCTTTCTGGATCACTGGCAACCTGATTTGGCAGTTTGGGTTGAATCTGAACTATGGCCCAATCTAATACTTCAGACCCACGCCCGCCGATGCCCAATGGCTCTTATCAATGCTCGTCTTTCAGAGAGAAGTTTTCGTAACTGGTCTCGTGTGCCAAATAGTATTGCACGCTTGCTTGCCTGTTTCTCTTTATGTATGGCGCAAGACAAAATCACTGCCGAGCGATTAAGAACACTCGGCGCCTCATACGTTAAAACCCCGGGCAATCTGAAATGGGATGCTCCGCCCCTTGAGGCCAACCCCGACCACCTAACCGTACTGAAAAACAGCATCAACGGGCGCCCCGTATGGATTGCCGCCAGCACCCACCACGGAGAAGAAGAAACAGCAATAAAGGCTCATCTTGCTCTTATCCGGCGCCACCCGTCTCTTTTAACTATCATTATTCCCCGCCACCCTCACCGGGGTAATTCTATTGCCCGCATGGTAAACCGCTACGGCCTTACCGTAGCGCAGCGCTCAGAAAGCCAACCCTTAAAATCCTCTTGTGAGATCTATATTGCGGACACCGCCGGCGAGATGGGATTATTCTACCGTCTCTCCCCTCTGGTGTTCATGGGCGGAACCCTAACCCCACACGGGGGACAAAACCCCATGGAGGCCGCACGTCTTGGGTGTTGTGTGTTACATGGGCCTCATGGGTTTAATTTTGCCGATGCGTTTCAGTTATTGAATAATGCCGGGGGCGGCTTTGAGGTCGGGGGGCCGGATGCGCTTGTTCCAGCTCTTGAACAACGCCTTAACCATACGTCGCAAACTGTCACCGAAGGAGAGCAAGCGCAAAAAGCAGTCGAAGGACTCGCCTCCATAACCAAAAATGTAGCTCAAGCCCTTATGGGTCTACTACCTGCCTGCTAACAAGCGTTTCACGCCCATGCCCCCGCGCCCTCCCAGATTTTGGTATCCACCACCCAACACGCAAAAGCGTGCCACCCTGCCGACTCGATTCTTAAGCCCTGCAGCCTCCCTTTACGGGCTGGGCGTACGCCTTAAGCAGCGGTTCACTGTTCCGGCTCGGGAGAGTGTTCCGGTGTTTTGTGTGGGTAATCTAACTGTTGGAGGTGCCGGAAAAACACCTGTTGCTCTTATGGTCGCTGAAAAATTACGTGCAAAAGGAGAAAGCATTCACTTTCTCACCCGCGGGTATGGCGGTGCTATACGACTCCCTACACAAGTGGCGAATATCCACAAGGCCCACCATGTAGGCGATGAAGCTCTGTTGCTTGCCAAATTTGCTCCAACATGGGTGGGGCGGGATCGGGCGCAAAGCGCCCGCGCGGCCATTCGGGCAGGGGCTACCGTATTAGTGATGGACGATGGTTTCCAAAACTGCGACCTATACAAAGATTTATCTTTTCTCGTCATAAGTGGTGAACAAGGGCTGGGCAATGGGAAACTTATTCCATCCGGCCCTTTGCGGGAGCCTCCTGAAACCGCCCGTGCCCGCACTGATGCTCTCATTGTGATGGGCTCTACAGCGCGAGACGACGTAAAAGAGTTCATTGATAATTGCCCCTCTCCTGTTTTTACGACTACTCTTAATCCTAACGTGCCTCCCTCGTGGAAGGGCAATCAAGAAAAACCCATGCTGGCATTTGCAGGTATCGGATATCCGGATAAGTTTTTTCAAACTCTGCGCGAAACCAGCGCACATCTTGCTGCTGTGTCAGATTTTCCCGACCATTATGTTTACAAAGAAAAAGACGCCATACGTCTCCTTGATGAAGCAGCGCGTCTGGGTGCTCAACTTGTGACAACAGAAAAGGACGCCATGCGTCTGGCCTCCGCCCAGCCTGATAGTGCCTGTTATACCCTTCATAAGCAAACCATCACACTTCCTGTAAAGGCAACACTGGATACAGTAGAAAACAACGCTGCGTTTGACCGCTTACTCCAGACGAGTCTCGATGGTGCCCGTACCATGCACAACTACCATCTACCCGGGTCAGCATAAATCATGAAGTTTATTTTCTTCGGTTATAGATTACGACACTGGCTTGAAGTTGCCGCACTATTTTTGTATGTGGGGATTTGCCTTCTTTTAGGCCTCAAAATCGCTTCTGCACTGTGGGGATTCGTTGCACGCACCATAGGGCCTTACCTTGGTATCTCCCGCCGCATCCGGCGTAATGTCGCCCGCGCCATGCCAGACATATCAGCTGAAGAGTGCGCCGCTATCGAAAAGTCCGTATGGGACAACGCCGGACGCGCCACTGCCGAAATTATTCACCTCAAACGACTTGCCAATAATGACAAATACTTCACCATAACCGGCACCGAACATATCCAAGCAGCAATTGACAAAGGCAAAGGCGTCGTTTTTATGTCCGGACATTTTGCAAACTGGGAGATGCTACCTAAAGCTGCCCAGACCTTTGAGATTGAATGTAACATAACCTATCGTCAAGCTAACAATCCCCTGGTGGACCGGTGGCTCACCAATCAACGCCATAGCGCATGGGGGCATACGTTCTCACCCAAAGGACAAAATGCAGCCAAAACCATGATAAGGTTTTTAAAAGTCGGAAAATCAGTTGCCACGCTGGTAGACCAAAAAGAAAACCAAGGCATTGAAGCTAAGTTTTTCGACCTCCCCGCCATGACAACCCCTGCACCGGCCCAATTGGCTCTGCGTTATGGTGTGCCTGTCATTTTAGCGACCATTACCAGAGAGCCAAACCCCGACAATCCAGAGTCGCTATTTCACATCCATAGCCGACCCCTTCAGCCGCCACCCGCCACCGGCAACACACAACAGGATATCGCCCTCATGACTCAATCTATCAATGATTTTCTGGAGGCCCATATCCGCAAGCGACCCGGTGAATGGCTATGGCTACACAATCGCTGGTCTGACGATTAAGATCTATCTCCCAGAACACGCCGGAAGGAAATTTCTGCCGAGGCATAAGCCTCCTGATGCTCAATACTCCAGTACTTAAGCTCTTCCAGCGTAATGGGTGCTCCGGTAACACCGCACCGCACAAATTTCCCGGAGCTTATAATATAAAACTCTCCCGGCCCATAGGAAAGTTGAGCCTGTTCGATATCTTTAAAACTCATATTCACGAACTCTATCCTGTATCATCAAAAAGGGTGCCCTGAGATAAGGTACGAGATGTGCGGCGACGTTTAGGCGATGACTTTGCCGACTTCGGTGCATCTTCAACCCGAACCGTAACCTGCTCATGGCCGGTGAACTCAAGACTCAATGCCTCACCCAGAGAGATCTCCTGTGCGCGGCGCACAAGACGTCCCTCCGCACCCCGCACCAATGCGTACCCCCGCTCAAGGGTTGCCTCATAAGAAAGCAGCCTCAACCGTTCTGCCGCTCCCTGCATTTGCTGCCCCTTATACCGCAATGATGTAGCAAGATGTCCTGTTAAGGTTTTGTCTACTGTTGCAACCCGATGGCCTCCACTCTTAAGAGAAGCCGTAACCAAATGCCGGCCCAAACGACCTGCAGGTCCCGCAAGAGAGGCCGTCTTGGCCATAACATGGCGTCCAAGTCCTGTGGGCAACCGACCGACCGCTCCGTCAAGACGCTGGCTGGGCAAAGCCAGCAATGCCGAGCGATGTGGCAGCCCTCGCACCACTCCGTGCATCTGATTTTGGCAACCAGTCACAAAACGCTCTACCGCCTGAGCCTGACGACGCGCCACTGACAGTAAACTCCCCATAAGATCACCCCGAACCGGTGTTGCTATTTCTGCCGCCGCACTTGGAGTAGGAGCACGCCTGTCAGAAGCGAAATCAATTAACATTGTGTCCGTTTCGTGGCCAATGGCAGAAATCACGGGTATCTCGCTTGCCGCCACAGCCCGCACAACAGCCTCTTCACTGAAGGGCCATAAATCCTCAAGGGAACCGCCACCCCGTGCTATGATCAATAAATCAGGTCGTGCAACGGCATCATCAACGCCCAGACGATTAAACCCCTCAATGGCCGTCACCACCTCTTCTGCGGCCTGTGCACCCTGAACACGAGCAGGCCACACCAGAACATGGACCGGAAAACGGTCCTGCAACCGATGAAGAATATCTCTAATGACGGCACCCGTGGGACTTGTCACCACACCAATCACCTTTGGTAAAAATGGCAAGGGCTTTTTACGCATCTCATCAAACAAGCCCTCTGCAGCTAATTTTCGGCGGCGTTCTTCCATCAACGCCATAAGA of the Parvularculales bacterium genome contains:
- a CDS encoding 3'(2'),5'-bisphosphate nucleotidase CysQ; amino-acid sequence: MPVPDEDHALLNEAVREAGALAMTYFNGSVKTWDKPDGTPVSEADIAVDGLLHEQLTDARPDYGWLSEEQEDNPEERLKKQRVWIVDPIDGTRAFLKQKPHFVISAALVDDGVPIAAAIFNPATEEFFEATQHKGACLNGEPIHVTNTQKLEGCRMVANPDMFHHPGWRRPWPSMEAENRNSIAYRLALVASGAFDATMHLSSLSDWDIAAAHLILTETGGLITCHNGNSLTYNQRNPSHISVVGANPSLHAALMAQVGDIVFPSSKKAI
- a CDS encoding ABC transporter ATP-binding protein, which translates into the protein MPYSVPASIENTPQNMRSYGIIRWVAQHYIWPERKLVTFGVLTNIGLASTAGAIPWLIQQTVDSVFGDSPSFFSQFQFFSGLKETFGLETAADERLAILYIITALSIIIISLRSTLTYIANTTFGYVGQKLVTRLQKDLFNIIIHADLIWLSNIHSGKVITHFTADIPRMQTAMVASLVNITRNLLIVIALYVTLYVLDWQMALLVTVAFPLSAFISNRLAKRSRKSTGLNLEVISVISKLISESLNGIRIIKAYGREKFKMEHAHDEINKAQRYAFKVVRAGSASAPSTEAILGFGVGFLIFYGGYQSINGNLTTGEFTAFITAVALMSTPMRTIARSQNVLQEGVAAAQRVITLLSIKPKVFNAPDARPLKIDNGALSFEDVHFDYPGDRSALHGINFTVPAGRVAALVGPSGGGKSTILGLVPRFYDPQKGAVVIDGQDLRQTTLESTRTASAIVTQDPVLFDDTIYANIADGNPQAPEQDIITAARDANAHDFISALPNGYHTVIGEGGTHLSGGQRQRIAIARALVKNAPILLLDEATSALDTASELQIQKALEILMKGRTTLIIAHRLSTVKHADYIFVVNQGRIVESGNHDTLLKAGGLYAELCQSQLIGAASDA
- a CDS encoding 3-deoxy-D-manno-octulosonic acid transferase, whose amino-acid sequence is MPDAVSLPAILALYRILTFGAAPLLPLVTRWRLHRNHEDPHRIKERFAKSLPPRPDGPLVWLHGASMGESLSVLPLIETLKSKTTPLTVLMTTNTTTSAHLMEQRLPTGSYHQYVPHDHPTIVSRFLDHWQPDLAVWVESELWPNLILQTHARRCPMALINARLSERSFRNWSRVPNSIARLLACFSLCMAQDKITAERLRTLGASYVKTPGNLKWDAPPLEANPDHLTVLKNSINGRPVWIAASTHHGEEETAIKAHLALIRRHPSLLTIIIPRHPHRGNSIARMVNRYGLTVAQRSESQPLKSSCEIYIADTAGEMGLFYRLSPLVFMGGTLTPHGGQNPMEAARLGCCVLHGPHGFNFADAFQLLNNAGGGFEVGGPDALVPALEQRLNHTSQTVTEGEQAQKAVEGLASITKNVAQALMGLLPAC
- the lpxK gene encoding tetraacyldisaccharide 4'-kinase, encoding MPPRPPRFWYPPPNTQKRATLPTRFLSPAASLYGLGVRLKQRFTVPARESVPVFCVGNLTVGGAGKTPVALMVAEKLRAKGESIHFLTRGYGGAIRLPTQVANIHKAHHVGDEALLLAKFAPTWVGRDRAQSARAAIRAGATVLVMDDGFQNCDLYKDLSFLVISGEQGLGNGKLIPSGPLREPPETARARTDALIVMGSTARDDVKEFIDNCPSPVFTTTLNPNVPPSWKGNQEKPMLAFAGIGYPDKFFQTLRETSAHLAAVSDFPDHYVYKEKDAIRLLDEAARLGAQLVTTEKDAMRLASAQPDSACYTLHKQTITLPVKATLDTVENNAAFDRLLQTSLDGARTMHNYHLPGSA
- a CDS encoding lysophospholipid acyltransferase family protein, whose translation is MKFIFFGYRLRHWLEVAALFLYVGICLLLGLKIASALWGFVARTIGPYLGISRRIRRNVARAMPDISAEECAAIEKSVWDNAGRATAEIIHLKRLANNDKYFTITGTEHIQAAIDKGKGVVFMSGHFANWEMLPKAAQTFEIECNITYRQANNPLVDRWLTNQRHSAWGHTFSPKGQNAAKTMIRFLKVGKSVATLVDQKENQGIEAKFFDLPAMTTPAPAQLALRYGVPVILATITREPNPDNPESLFHIHSRPLQPPPATGNTQQDIALMTQSINDFLEAHIRKRPGEWLWLHNRWSDD
- a CDS encoding DUF2093 domain-containing protein; its protein translation is MSFKDIEQAQLSYGPGEFYIISSGKFVRCGVTGAPITLEELKYWSIEHQEAYASAEISFRRVLGDRS
- the xseA gene encoding exodeoxyribonuclease VII large subunit, translated to MTEKTPKKELSGSDNLSEYTVSELSFAVKKRVEDAFGYVRVRGELGRVSRPASGHVYLDLKDEQAVLSGIIWKSAVNKLDVKPEQGLEVICSGRLTTYPGQSRYQIVIESMSHAGAGALMALMEERRRKLAAEGLFDEMRKKPLPFLPKVIGVVTSPTGAVIRDILHRLQDRFPVHVLVWPARVQGAQAAEEVVTAIEGFNRLGVDDAVARPDLLIIARGGGSLEDLWPFSEEAVVRAVAASEIPVISAIGHETDTMLIDFASDRRAPTPSAAAEIATPVRGDLMGSLLSVARRQAQAVERFVTGCQNQMHGVVRGLPHRSALLALPSQRLDGAVGRLPTGLGRHVMAKTASLAGPAGRLGRHLVTASLKSGGHRVATVDKTLTGHLATSLRYKGQQMQGAAERLRLLSYEATLERGYALVRGAEGRLVRRAQEISLGEALSLEFTGHEQVTVRVEDAPKSAKSSPKRRRTSRTLSQGTLFDDTG